One Cryptomeria japonica chromosome 9, Sugi_1.0, whole genome shotgun sequence genomic window carries:
- the LOC131067742 gene encoding protein DMP4-like, with the protein MEEKSESTAMEEGQKATDYSSIQTTAKKVPTYSVPSTLSNLSKVLPTGVLFVFEAFSNLIASDKTCGKWNKILVASFLGILAITSFILSLTDTFKDDSTGKVQVHYGIATKTGLVTIASSKSKIKPPLETDYKLKFMDLLHSSLAVVVFVVLALTDKNIVNCLYPSAEDSINKLLEAMPLIVSFASSVDTFDEILSFKVLKICTNIPSLPSTITSNETSIFTSMGSYNYIQ; encoded by the exons ATGGAGGAGAAGTCTGAGAGCACAGCTATGGAAGAAGGGCAGAAAGCAACAGATTACTCTTCAATCCAGACAACAGCTAAGAAGGTGCCCACCTATTCGGTGCCATCTACACTATCTAATCTTTCAAAGGTTTTGCCCACTGGAGTTCTGTTTGTATTTGAGGCATTTTCTAATCTCATAGCCAGTGACAAAACCTGTGGAAAGTGGAATAAGATTTTGGTGGCAAGTTTCTTGGGCATTCTGGCAATTACTTCCTTCATTTTGTCATTGACGGACACATTCAAAGATGACTCCACAGGCAAAGTTCAGGTTCATTATGGAATTGCCACAAAAACTGGTTTAGTCACTATAGCCAGCAGCAAGAGTAAAATTAAGCCTCCGTTGGAGACAGACTATAAGCTTAAATTCATGGATCTATTGCACTCAAGTCTGGCAGTTGTGGTTTTCGTTGTTTTGGCTcttacagacaaaaatatagtgaACTGTTTGTATCCCTCGGCTGAAGACAGTATAAACAAGTTACTAGAAGCTATGCCTCTTATTGTGAGTTTT GCATCTAGTGTGGACACTTTTGATGAAATACTGTCATTTAAGGTTCTAAAGATATGTACTAACATTCCATCTCTTCCATCTACTATTACTTCTAATGAGACTAGTATTTTTACATCCATGGGTTCTTATAATTATATTCAATAG